One window of the Halanaerobium saccharolyticum subsp. saccharolyticum DSM 6643 genome contains the following:
- a CDS encoding Gfo/Idh/MocA family protein, whose product MKKIKWGILGCANIARKAVIPGILGADNSELYAVSSRSRDKAQKFADDFGATVYYNDYDKLLADEKVEAVYIPLPNGLHKEWVIKAAEAGKHILCEKPLSGKNKKEAEAMFAAAKKNKVKLMEAFMYRFQPFVIRLKEMIDQGIIGEIKEIKSNFAFDITHRKDDIRLNADLDGGALNDIGCYTVNVSRYLMGEMPKKVANFFQKKTTEGVDLSGSGTLYFTGGRFASAYYSINSYNEQDLEVIGTEGIIRIPEFFSWKEDNYFLIEKNGEVEKMSAETGPQYQLEVEAFAEAVINDKEVPLKVETETYANLEVMDAMRKSAAEELIVKLRDDFHIKS is encoded by the coding sequence ATGAAAAAAATAAAATGGGGTATTTTAGGTTGTGCAAATATAGCAAGAAAGGCTGTAATTCCTGGTATTTTAGGCGCAGATAACTCTGAACTTTACGCTGTATCAAGCCGCAGTCGAGATAAGGCTCAAAAATTTGCGGATGACTTTGGAGCGACAGTCTATTATAATGATTATGATAAACTGCTTGCTGATGAAAAAGTTGAAGCAGTGTATATTCCGCTTCCAAATGGATTACACAAAGAATGGGTAATTAAAGCAGCTGAGGCAGGAAAACATATTTTGTGTGAAAAGCCTCTTTCAGGTAAGAATAAAAAGGAAGCTGAAGCGATGTTTGCAGCAGCTAAAAAAAATAAGGTAAAACTTATGGAGGCTTTTATGTATCGTTTTCAGCCTTTTGTAATTAGATTAAAAGAAATGATTGACCAGGGAATAATAGGTGAAATTAAAGAAATTAAGAGTAATTTTGCTTTTGATATCACCCACCGTAAGGATGATATTCGACTTAACGCTGATTTAGATGGAGGAGCCTTAAATGATATTGGGTGCTATACAGTAAATGTTTCTCGCTATCTAATGGGAGAAATGCCCAAAAAGGTTGCTAATTTTTTTCAAAAAAAGACAACAGAAGGAGTAGATTTAAGCGGGAGCGGAACTCTTTACTTTACAGGAGGCCGTTTTGCCAGTGCATATTATAGTATTAACTCCTACAATGAACAGGACCTTGAAGTTATTGGTACAGAAGGAATTATTCGGATTCCAGAGTTTTTCAGCTGGAAAGAAGATAATTATTTTTTAATAGAAAAAAATGGAGAAGTAGAAAAAATGTCTGCTGAAACCGGTCCTCAATACCAGTTGGAAGTTGAAGCTTTTGCAGAAGCAGTAATCAACGATAAAGAAGTTCCTTTAAAAGTAGAGACAGAAACTTATGCGAATCTTGAGGTAATGGATGCAATGCGAAAATCAGCAGCTGAAGAACTTATTGTTAAATTGAGAGATGATTTTCACATAAAATCTTGA
- a CDS encoding UDP-glucose--hexose-1-phosphate uridylyltransferase has protein sequence MKTEKVNQIIEKILVYGEINNLLGPWDKVAARNEIRDILKIEECPEPALTKEEFDVPEDPQGLLDHLLDFAVKKDLINDRVTERDLLDTKIMGAMTPRQSEISRRFYETAEREGIKRATNEYYHFAKASNYIRQARIARDLNWKAESEYGPIEITINLSKPEKDPDEIAKARQEPQSNYPKCYLCLENVGFPGSFNHPARQNHRVVPLKLQNDDWFLQYSPYVYYNEHCIVFYKKHIPMQINKNTFAVLLDFIDQIPHYFIGSNADLPLVGGSILNHDHYQGGRHIFPMEEAESEAYYHHPTFPDLEISRIKWPMSVIRLKAEAREDIINLAVKILDNWRQYSDPELDILAFSQVDGKQKPHNTITPIARKKDDHYELDLVLRNNRKSDEYPDGIFHPHQELHHIKKENIGLIEVMGRAILPGRLKKELNWISSYLSGNLELDELKQKDGLKKHLDWTAEIEKEFGRKLSEEEAERVVEVEVAKKFSQVLEDAGVYKNNSIGYKGFERFLQSAGIEKTEL, from the coding sequence GTGAAAACAGAAAAAGTTAATCAGATAATAGAAAAAATATTGGTTTATGGTGAAATAAATAATTTATTGGGGCCCTGGGATAAAGTTGCTGCTAGAAATGAAATTAGAGATATTTTAAAAATAGAAGAATGTCCAGAACCAGCTTTAACAAAAGAAGAATTTGATGTTCCAGAAGATCCTCAAGGGTTGCTTGATCATCTTTTAGATTTTGCTGTAAAAAAAGATTTGATTAATGATCGAGTTACAGAAAGAGATCTCTTAGATACAAAAATAATGGGAGCTATGACTCCTAGACAGTCTGAAATTAGTCGTCGGTTTTATGAGACTGCAGAAAGAGAAGGTATCAAAAGAGCAACTAATGAATATTATCATTTTGCTAAGGCCAGCAATTATATTCGTCAAGCTAGAATTGCAAGAGACTTAAACTGGAAAGCAGAAAGTGAATACGGTCCGATTGAAATTACTATTAATCTTTCTAAACCAGAAAAAGATCCAGATGAGATAGCTAAAGCAAGACAGGAACCACAGAGCAATTATCCTAAATGTTATCTGTGTCTTGAAAATGTTGGTTTTCCAGGATCATTTAATCATCCTGCTCGCCAAAACCATCGAGTAGTACCTTTGAAATTGCAAAATGATGACTGGTTTTTGCAATATTCTCCTTATGTTTATTATAATGAGCACTGCATAGTGTTTTACAAAAAACATATTCCAATGCAAATTAATAAAAATACATTTGCAGTTTTACTTGATTTTATTGATCAGATTCCTCATTATTTTATTGGTTCTAATGCTGATTTGCCACTTGTTGGTGGTTCAATCTTAAATCATGATCATTATCAGGGTGGACGCCATATTTTCCCAATGGAAGAGGCAGAAAGTGAAGCATATTATCACCACCCAACCTTCCCAGATTTAGAGATTAGTCGGATTAAATGGCCTATGTCTGTGATTAGATTAAAAGCAGAAGCACGAGAGGATATTATAAATTTAGCAGTTAAAATTTTAGATAATTGGCGTCAATATTCTGATCCAGAATTAGATATTTTAGCCTTTAGTCAAGTAGATGGCAAACAGAAACCGCATAATACTATAACACCTATAGCTAGAAAAAAAGATGATCATTACGAATTAGATCTGGTTTTGAGAAATAATCGTAAAAGTGATGAATATCCAGATGGGATTTTTCATCCACATCAAGAATTACATCATATTAAAAAAGAGAATATAGGTTTAATTGAGGTAATGGGTCGAGCAATTTTGCCTGGGCGCTTGAAAAAAGAGTTGAATTGGATTTCAAGTTATTTAAGTGGAAATCTGGAACTGGATGAGCTTAAGCAAAAAGATGGACTGAAAAAACACTTAGATTGGACAGCTGAAATAGAAAAAGAATTTGGGAGAAAATTAAGTGAGGAGGAAGCTGAAAGAGTAGTTGAAGTTGAGGTGGCTAAAAAGTTTAGTCAAGTTTTAGAGGATGCAGGTGTTTACAAAAATAATTCTATAGGTTATAAGGGTTTTGAGAGATTTCTGCAAAGTGCAGGAATAGAAAAGACAGAACTATAA
- a CDS encoding GntR family transcriptional regulator, which yields MSKFNLNAIDSYSYEPLRKQVYKVLREAILKGELMIGEKITEMEIADELSVSRTPVREAFRMLEQEELINIIPQQGVFVAGVETEKEIDDIFQLRAELEGLAAYLAAEKINEEQKDLLKEYTKELEECIENNDQRGCIRVDIAFHRIIKEASNNKWLEKFLDTLFEQATRFRSSSFSRKGRMQEFLSEHMELADAINSGDSDRARKCAEDHIKAAWDSIITVFEKENK from the coding sequence ATGAGTAAATTTAATTTAAATGCGATTGATTCTTATAGTTATGAACCATTAAGGAAACAAGTTTATAAGGTATTGCGCGAGGCAATATTAAAGGGAGAACTGATGATTGGTGAAAAAATAACTGAAATGGAAATTGCCGATGAACTCAGTGTTAGTAGAACTCCAGTTAGGGAAGCTTTTAGAATGCTTGAACAGGAAGAATTAATTAATATTATTCCTCAGCAGGGAGTTTTTGTGGCTGGAGTAGAAACTGAAAAAGAGATAGATGATATTTTTCAACTGCGAGCAGAATTAGAGGGTTTAGCAGCTTATCTTGCAGCTGAAAAAATAAATGAAGAGCAAAAAGATTTGTTAAAAGAATATACAAAGGAACTTGAAGAATGCATAGAAAATAATGATCAACGTGGGTGTATAAGGGTGGATATTGCTTTTCATAGAATAATAAAAGAGGCTTCAAACAATAAATGGTTAGAAAAATTTTTAGATACTCTTTTTGAACAGGCAACCCGTTTTCGAAGCAGCAGTTTTTCCCGCAAAGGTAGAATGCAGGAATTTTTATCAGAACATATGGAACTTGCTGATGCGATTAACAGTGGTGATTCGGATAGAGCACGCAAATGTGCTGAAGATCATATTAAAGCCGCCTGGGATAGTATTATTACAGTTTTTGAAAAAGAAAATAAGTAG